A genomic segment from Glycine max cultivar Williams 82 chromosome 1, Glycine_max_v4.0, whole genome shotgun sequence encodes:
- the LOC100811748 gene encoding uncharacterized protein produces MAATNLAARGIVLESLTRDNYDNWSALVKNYLMGEGLWGVVTSVSEISAKPKTDCENWKRENAKALHIIQLACGSEILNQIRHVETAKEAWNRLGALYSSQLKGDPDIEQGFVDDTLHEYKQLHRYVESGDWKNAKSIIYTDDTAIFSTSSTGRTVLHIAVIAGYENIVRELVKKGKEKLVKMQDNCDYTALALAAELTGNHKIAKCMVDPKKGGKDLLTMKTKDAEIPVLLSAAKGHKDMTRYLYSQTSLDQFRNKNSHNGLLLLTRCITAEIFDVALNLIHRIPQLPLIHESDDLRPLYALARMPSAFPSGCGFGRLQQLIYNILILEKQEQQKLCRIVPDIAQVECHAQAEASYVDLEELEKGQHNSNASFAGRLYGLILDLPPVKLLGGLLIFVYLLFQNYILLKFSSGIKELYEQKKTHHLVLKILKCLCERISDYKESQLQEASAYDAMLQAATLGITEYIDAMRKANPDLLWAIDKNKRGIFSHAILNRRKDVFRLINRVNGRKEIIKCRADAFGNNLLHLAAYLGPSSDLDRRSGAALQLQRELQWFKAVENIVHPKCKEEKNSDGKKPREIFSESHEEMVKAGEKWAKDTASSFTLVGTLITTIMFAAAFTVPGGNNQDTGVPVFLHDQIFTLFIITDTLSLFTSSTSVLIFIGILTSRYAEKDFLKTLPLKLLCGLVTLFLSVVAMMIAFCASLAMMLKGSQRLIIAAMSLGSIPVIVLVPSQLRLFLEIFNSTIYARYIK; encoded by the exons ATGGCAGCTACAAACCTTGCAGCCCGTGGAATAGTTCTGGAATCGCTTACAAGAGACAATTACGACAACTGGAGTGCTCTTGTGAAGAACTATCTAATGGGTGAAGGTCTGTGGGGCGTTGTCACGTCTGTTTCAGAAATTAGTGCGAAACCTAAAACTGATTGTGAGAATTGGAAGAGGGAAAATGCCAAGGCTTTGCATATCATTCAGCTAGCATGTGGTTCAGAGATTCTTAATCAGATTAGACATGTTGAAACAGCAAAAGAAGCTTGGAACAGATTGGGCGCGTTATACAGTTCACAATTAAAAGGCGATCCAGATATTGAGCAAG GTTTCGTGGACGATACTCTCCATGAATATAAACAGCTGCACAGATATGTGGAGAGTGGTGATTGGAAAAATGCAAAATCAATCATCTATACGGACGACACGGCCATATTTTCCACGTCCTCCACGGGTAGAACCGTTCTTCATATTGCAGTAATTGCTGGGTACGAAAACATTGTGAGGGAGTTAGTGAAGAAAGGGAAAGAGAAATTagtaaaaatgcaagacaaCTGTGATTACACTGCTCTTGCTCTCGCTGCTGAATTAACTGGAAATCATAAGATTGCAAAGTGCATGGTGGATCCCAAGAAGGGAGGGAAGGATCTGCTAACCATGAAGACCAAAGACGCTGAAATTCCCGTTCTTCTTTCTGCTGCCAAGGGACACAAAGATATGACTCGCTATCTTTATTCTCAAACTTCTTTAGACCAGTTCCGAAACAAAAATTCCCACAACGGCCTTTTGCTTCTTACACGATGCATCACCGCTGAAATATTTG ATGTGGCTTTGAATTTAATCCATCGTATTCCACAACTGCCTCTAATCCATGAATCCGATGACCTACGGCCCTTATACGCATTGGCACGCATGCCTTCTGCATTCCCTAGTGGCTGTGGATTTGGACGTCTCCAACAACTCATTTATAATA TTTTAATATTAGAAAAACAAGAGCAGCAAAAATTGTGCCGAATTGTGCCAGATATTGCTCAAGTAGAATGCCATGCTCAAGCAGAAGCCTCATATGTTGATCTAGAGGAACTAGAGAAAGGCCAACATAATTCGAATGCCTCCTTCGCAG gaaGGCTCTATGGTCTGATTTTGGATTTGCCACCCGTAAAGCTCTTAG gtGGACTGCTTATATTCGTTTATCTGttgtttcaaaattatatacttttaaagTTCTCTTCTG GAATCAAGGAACTATATGAACAGAAAAAGACCCACCATCTAGTTCTTAAAATACTGAAGTGCTTGTGCGAAAGAATTTCGGATTACAAGGAATCACAGCTCCAAGAGGCTTCAGCGTATGATGCGATGTTGCAGGCAGCAACGCTTGGAATTACCGAGTACATAGATGCAATGAGGAAGGCTAATCCTGACCTCTTATGGGCCATCGACAAGAACAAGAGAGGCATATTTTCGCATGCAATTCTCAATCGTAGAAAAGATGTCTTCCGACTCATAAACCGTGTCAATGGACGGAAGGAGATCATCAAATGTCGTGCAGACGCGTTTGGCAACAACCTCTTGCACTTGGCAGCATATTTAGGGCCTTCATCCGATCTCGATCGTAGATCCGGTGCTGCTCTTCAATTGCAAAGGGAACTTCAATGGTTCAAG GCTGTTGAGAATATAGTGCATCCCAAGTGTAAGGAAGAGAAGAATTCAGATGGTAAGAAGCCCCGTGAAATATTCAGTGAAAGCCACGAGGAGATGGTGAAAGCTGGTGAGAAATGGGCAAAAGACACAGCTAGTTCTTTCACTCTTGTGGGTACTCTCATCACTACTATCATGTTTGCGGCGGCTTTTACCGTTCCCGGTGGAAACAATCAAGATACTGGAGTACCCGTCTTCTTGCACGACCAGATATTCACTTTGTTTATCATAACAGATACATTATCTCTCTTTACTTCTTCCACTTCAGTCCTGATCTTCATTGGGATCCTCACGTCGCGTTATGCTGAGAAGGATTTCCTCAAGACATTGCCGTTGAAGTTACTTTGCGGCCTTGTGACACTTTTCTTGTCTGTGGTGGCAATGATGATAGCATTTTGCGCTTCACTTGCTATGATGCTGAAGGGAAGTCAGCGACTCATAATAGCAGCCATGTCACTTGGGAGTATTCCAGTTATTGTATTAGTACCGTCACAACTTCGCCTCTTCCTTGAGATTTTCAATTCTACAATATATGCGAGATATATCAAGTGA